DNA sequence from the Vicia villosa cultivar HV-30 ecotype Madison, WI linkage group LG3, Vvil1.0, whole genome shotgun sequence genome:
GGTTGTGTGCTTGATCTCTTTGTAGTCAGACTCCCTTGCGAAGCATCAGCATATTCCCACTGACTTGGATCACGATGCACATCACTTTCCTCGCCTTTTCTACTCTTCTTAGCTCCTctctttggtttgtatttcaCCAACGATGAACACATTAAAGACGTTGATGGATAGGCAAGATCACAAACTTTTTTCTTCAATGCCCTTTGAGCCACAATATCCATAGTATTGAATTGTCGCTTCAACTCTTCGCACTCCTCTTCTAAATCCCACTTGCTCCCGTCGGGACTCACCTCATATTCCGAAATTTGCAATTTCGTCCAAAACACATGAATAGATTCCAAAGGTATAGGTATGCCTAGAATCTGGTAACCGACGAGCTGACACGCACACGGTAACCCATGTGTTGTTCTAATGTAACAACCACACCTCTGCTTGCTTGCACCAACAAATTTGACTCTTTTTAGTTCTTTTCTAATGAGTTATATACATTGTCTTGAAACAAAACTATGCAATTTAGAATAGAATGAAGTGTTATACTGATGCTCAATGTTGACGATACTTTTTTGAAATGACACTCTTATGGAACCCAACCGCAACTTCAACATTGTGTTCACAGCATCCCAACTTGCACATAAATCACCA
Encoded proteins:
- the LOC131658740 gene encoding uncharacterized protein LOC131658740, encoding MKCKEYVKLEIQEHVMDQWNNMMYSNTEDRFDVHLKHFESVCGDIPSFVNYVKETWLTPYKEIFVAAWTNRVPRLRNTITNRVESAHLRLKNMLTTSRGDLCASWDAVNTMLKLRKELKRVKFVGASKQRCGCYIRTTHGLPCACQLVGYQILGIPIPLESIHVFWTKLQISEYEVSPDGSKWDLEEECEELKRQFNTMDIVAQRALKKKVCDLAYPSTSLMCSSLVKYKPKRGAKKSRKGEESDVHRDPSQWEYADASQGSLTTKRSSTQPSGIQSSSTMLIGKQPSTNSAKGKYLSQFPAFYHPYIDDIVDVKPDGNCGFSCISSALGWGKMHVTMFEDSCIL